Within the Telopea speciosissima isolate NSW1024214 ecotype Mountain lineage chromosome 4, Tspe_v1, whole genome shotgun sequence genome, the region cttgggttggtaagaaggagaggaggaagatcacCGTTCCAGCTTcatggatcatcatcaccattgtTGTCCTTTGTCGTCTttcaccatgattggctaagttctttctatctttagggtagatgaactaatggtgtttgttatttaaaattctggtttgtatgcttgattgcttgatgttgagaccccatccctgtttggatgattttaatcgatgtatttagttggaaaattctgtttttgtgattcattattttcattcaagcaatggtgttttgttcttatgtggttgtaccggtGATGGATTATAGTTGAACAAACTAAGTGTACCAAGCCCTATaagtgaaggacgatagtactcgtcaagatagtctatacctaggaggaaccctacattctgtggtattattaggcctgtagTTATAATAAACCAAAGCATGCAACTAAATTGAATAGctacccattggggattcgaaccctaaagatagccTTCTCCTGTATTTGCACAGCGTTGCtagtttagatttgtttcttttgtttttagtttaaaattcagatttattgcaatttaattttcatcactttcacctaatcatcttagtaatttagccttccagttcccccaagatcgaccccttacttgctacttgctagattagtttagggttttatttttgaccagttaacgacacgatcacaCACCCAAGTCCCATTTTTGACGCATCATAGTAGACTACCATTCCCCAAGTACCATTTGGTATGGTGAGCACTGGAGCTGAAATCAGTCATTGCTTCAGGTCCTAGAAATTCTTCTCACATTCGTCCGACCACTCGAATTTCACTCCCTTCTGGGTCAATCGAGTCATAGGAGCAGAGATTTTGGAAAAGTTCTCAATGAATCTCCTATAATAACCGGCCAGACCAAGAAAACTACGAATGTCTGCCACATTCTTAGATGTCTCCCAATCAACTACCTACTGCACTTTGTtggggtcaacttcaatacccttccCAGACACCAAATGACCTAGAAAAGCCACTTGTTGTAACCagaattcacacttgctgaacttagcaTATAACTGCTTTTCTCTCAAGCACTAAAGTACAAATCAAAGATGGTCAACGTGCTCTTCTTCGCTCTTAGAGTAAactaggatgtcatcaataaatacaataacgtatttatccaacacatcatgaaacaccctgttcatcaactccataaaggctgctggggcattggttagcccaaaagacataaccaagaattcataatgacCATATCGCGATCTAAACGCAGTCTTGCTAATGTCACTGCCTCTAATCTTCAGTTGGAGGTACCCTGAGTGGAGATCAATTTTCGAGAATACCCTAGCACCTTGTAATTGATCAAAcaaatcatcgatcctaggcaatgGGTACCGATTCTTAATTGTcagcttgttgagttcacggTAGTCAATACATAAACGCATGCTactgtccttcttcttcacaaataaaacAGGCGCACCCCACGGGGAAACACTCGGCctaataaaacccttcttcagtagATCATTAAGCTATCCCTGAAGTTCTTTCAGTTCTGATGTGGCCATTCTGTACGGTGCCTTGGACACTGGAGCAACACCAGGTGTCAGATCAATCATAAATTCCGTCTCTCGATCCAGTGGTAACCGTGTGAGGTCTTCCGAAAAGACATCAGGGAAATCTCTTACCACACTTATTTCTTCCATCGGTGTAACCTTAGCTTCAACGTCCACTACTGAGGCTAAGTAACATTGACAACCTTGTGCCAAGAGTTTCTGGACTTAGAGAGCTGATATGATTGGGTTCTTGGGCTTCTTACTTTTGTTGCCCTTAAATACAAActcattatcctctcctgtccgGAAGAGTATCTTCCTTTCTATACAAATCAGGCTAGCCCTATGtgtggataaccaatccattcctAGAATTACATCAAAATCTTTCATGTCTAGGATGATCAAGCTGGCTTCGAGCCCATTGTCGCTTACTTGAACAGGGCAAGAGTGAAAGGATCGGTCAAGCTCAACTTTGCTTCCAGTTGGTGTACTAACCATCAACTTTTGCTCTAGTATGACCGGTTCAAAAGGTAACTTCTCGACAAAGGAGGGGGATACAAAGGATTGTGATGCCCCCAAATTAAATAACACATAAGTAGGTAAGGAGCACACAGAAATCATGTCTGGCAGACACCGAATAGCCAAATATAGTAAactaaatttaattaatttgactAAGATGGTTAAGTGTAGTACCTGTGATGACACTAGGGTCAAATTGGGCTTCCTCATGAGTGACAGAATAAACTCACCCCTGAGTCTTGCTCACTGGAGAAGGAGCAGGTGGGTGAACAGCAATCCTTgccaggggtggtttggaggtCACAACTGGCCATGAACCCGATTGTCGTGATTGTGGACAATCTTTGGCCATATGACCAAACTCCTTGCAGttgtaacatataagagtctGTACCCCATAATGAGAAGCAGGTACAGATTTAGGCACTTGAGCTGAATCAGGCCTACAGAATTGAATTGGGGCTGCATTGGTATAAGACCCTCTTCTTTGGAACTTGATAGGTCCCCTAGAGTCATGAGACGATATCGGTCTCTTGCCTGCCTGGATAGCCTGATAATTCTCCCTTTGCTGATCCTTTATCAGCTTAGCAGCTTCAACCACCTCAACATAGGTGGGGTACTTGTGCAACACCACTGCAGTACTCAGACTGGCTCTAAGTCCCCTTTCAAATCTTCTTACCTTCACGTCCTTAGTCTTCAAATGGATCGGAGCAAAGtagaaatactcctcaaagaGTTGTTGGTATTCAAggaccaatttggatccttgacTGATGTTCACgaattcaatttccttcttttcccaaaaatttcTTGGAAAGTAGTTCTCAAGAAAAGCTTCCTTAAATTGGGCCCAAGTAGCATTGGGATATTTTGCCCAGAAGTAATCCTTCAAGGAATGCCACCATACATCAGTGTCACCTCGGAGTTGAAAAGTAGCACATTGGATCTTCTCGAGATCATTACACGGTAGtacttcaaagattctctcgaGATCCCAGAGCCAAGTAGCTGGGAACATCGATTCATGGATCAGCTTGTAAAAAGTGGGAGGATGATGCTTTTGAAATCTCTCGGAGAGTTTGGAGGCATCCACCCATTATGTTACCACATTTCTGACAGGTAAGGCAGctggaggagggggaggtggatcTTGGTTTGCTTGTGCTACAGGAACTTCATTAGCAGTCGGCCCAGGAGGAGGGATGATAGGAGTGACATTAGCCGGAGGATTTGGGACTCCGTGCAACTGAGGTGGTACTCTTGGTCCTTCTCGACCAGCATTTTGAAGCTGGGCAGCCACATCATGCATGAAAGCGCACTACTCATTTTGGGAATCTCGTTGTTCTCTCCGTATATCACGAAGAATATTTCCCAAAAGTGCTGCAACATTGGCATTTGTGTTCACCGGAGGAGGTGCAGGCAAACTTTCCTCAGAAACATCACCGGcgtcatccctaggaggggaacgattccggttgcgagtattgaccatgttttAGCACCTGATTACATTAGATGCCTCACATGTTAGCAcaagaaggagagaaacaaGTACAACTTAGAGAAAGAGCATATAATTTGCACAAGAAA harbors:
- the LOC122659291 gene encoding uncharacterized protein LOC122659291 — protein: MFPATWLWDLERIFEVLPCNDLEKIQCATFQLRGDTDVWWHSLKDYFWAKYPNATWAQFKEAFLENYFPRNFWEKKEIEFVNISQGSKLVLEYQQLFEEYFYFAPIHLKTKDVKVRRFERGLRASLSTAVVLHKYPTYVEVVEAAKLIKDQQRENYQAIQAGKRPISSHDSRGPIKFQRRGSYTNAAPIQFCRPDSAQVPKSVPASHYGVQTLICYNCKEFGHMAKDCPQSRQSGSWPVVTSKPPLARIAVHPPAPSPVSKTQG